The sequence TATAACTAAGCGCAGAAAGCAGTACTCCCAACACACCGGGTATGGTGGGAGCGATACAAATCAAAATAACTAAGACATAAAGTGGGCGTAACATAAAAAATTATTGCTTTCCGTAACGTTTTAGCCATTCTTTTTCTATAGCTGCCTGCCAACTAGGGTGTGGCTCTGCAATCGATTTAAATAGTTTAGTATTCTTAGCAGACCCAGTTAGATGTTGATTTGATAGAACCGAAGGGTCTCCCCAAATATTTAAATCGCCTTTACGAGATTGAGCTTCTGGGCTTAGTAAGAAATTGATGGCAACGAGAGCACCTTCTTTCGCACTGGCATTCCAAGGAATGGCTAAGAAATGAATGTTTGATAGTGCCCCTGCATCTAGTGCATAAGACTTCGTTGTCTCGGCTAAGGTCCCGTTGTGTTGTGCAGAAAAAACGGCATTAGGATTAAAAGTAATAGCGAGATCTAACTGCCTATCATCCAAAAGTTGCATTGTCTCAGATGAGTCACTTGGAAATTGTTTTCCTGCGCGCCATGCAGTTTTATGAAATTCATCAAGATATTGCCATAGAGGTTGGGTAACGATAGTAAAATCGGCTTCTTTTACGGGTTGATATAGCGACTTGTCACTATTAGTAAGCTCAATGAGCAGCGCCTTTAAAAAGCTTGTTCCATGAAATTGAGGTGGCTTCGGATAGCTAACTCGATTTGGAAAGGCGTTACTATAGCTTAAAAGCTCGGCGAATGAAGCTGGTGGATTATTTAATGTCTGACTATCGTGGATAAACACTAACTGTCCAACGCCCCATGGGGCTTCTAGTCCATTGGTTGGTTCTGCAAAGTCGCTGTCAATCGGCAATGATTTATCTACAAATTCCCAGCTGGGTAGTTTCTCAGTGAAAGGTCCATAAAGAAGGTTACTATTTTTCATGGATTTGAAGTTTTCACCATTAATCCAAACCATATCGACACTGCCGCCACTGTTTTTATCGGCTGTTTTTTCTGCCAATAAAAGGGAAGTAGTTTTAGCGATGTCGGTTACTTTCACATGGTTGAAATTAATGCCGTAACGGCTTTTCAGTTCTTTTTCTGTCCACTTAAGATAAGCATTTATCTCTTGGCTTCCGCCCCAGGCATGAAAGTAGACATCTTGCCCTTTGGCTTTCGTTTCAATTTCTTGCCAGGACGGTGCCGCATAAGTGCTTAAACTCATTAAAGCGGTGGTAACAAATAGTGCTGTGGTCTTCATTGGATTCCTTTCTCTAAGCATGGCTGAACCTTGTATCCAGCAGGGATAAAAAGATTCTATTATTAATATAGCTAACTAGACCGGAGCTTTATCGATTTTCATTCATTATGAAGGAAAAATAATGAATTCGCTAAAAAGAAAATGGGTACCCAAGGGCACCCATTTCAAAAAGTAATTTTAAGCCTTATTTCTCGTCCTTGGACTCATCAGATAATGAAGAACAGGTGTCGATGGACACTATTTGGTCAATAAGTAACTGTCCACGTTCGCTACGAACTTTAATATCGTAAATAACACCATGACTTAAGTTTGCTGTTACTTCAGAATTAGAGCAATAGTAGTTAACGCTTTTTGCCACAAGTTGCTGGGGAGAAACTTCGCCATCGCCATTATATATCATCATTATCTCAACAACGCTGCCTTTCGCTTTCGCCTGCATAATAGTTAACGGCCCATGCTCAATAGGTAGGTTGTTTGAGATGATAGTAGCGCGATGACTAGCAATGGCTTCTACTTGACGCTGTTTATCTGAACCAGAAGAACAGCCAGCCAAGGTTGCAAGTAGTAATGTACTCACGGCCAACTTAGAAAAAATACGTTCCATAATTAAAATACTTGTTTAAATGGTTTAACGATAACGGATTCATAAACACCAGCATCGATATACGGGTCTGCATCTGCCCATTGTTTAGCTTCTAGTAATGAAGGGAAGTCTGCGATGACAGTAGAACCAGTAAAACCCGCTTCTCCTGGGTTTTCAGAATCAATGGCTGGCAGTGGACCTGCGGTGAGAAGTCGACCTTCGTCTCTAAGTATTTGTAATCGAGCGAGATGTTTGTCTCTTACTGACATGCGTTTTGCTAACGAATTTTCAACATCTTGGGAAAAAATAACATACCACATATATAACGTTTCCTTGTTAGTTCGATTAAAGGTCACTGTACTAAATCAATTGGCTAAATGTGAAATCAAACTGAAAGATTGTGAGTCTATACCTAATTATTTATTTGCTTTAACCGGTCTAGGGCGACCTTCGCTATCGATTGCAACATAGTTGAAGGTGGCTTCACATACCTGGTAGCGATCCCCTATACCATCTACATTTACCGGTTTAACCCATACTTGTAGATTTACTGACATAGACGTACGACCTATTTTTGTGCACTCGCCATGACAGCAAACAACATCTCCAACTGCGACAGGCGCTTTGAATGTGATACTTGATACCGACACAGTCACAACTCGTCCACAGGATATTTCTTTTGCGAGAATGGCACCAGCCAAATCAAGCTGAGACATAATCCAACCACCAAAAATATCACCATTAGCGTTGGTATCTGCTGGCATCGCAAGGGTTCGAAGCAGCATTTGCCCGCGAGGGGCCTCATTCGTTTTGTTACTCATTTAGATATTCCAATATCACTCCCTCGCATTTGAGGTGCGAGGGGAAAGCAGTTTATTTAGATTCTTCTTTGGGTAGGTGTTTATAAATATAAATACCGGTTAATAGAGTAAAGGCAAACGTGGCAGCAAGTAAACCAAATACTTTAAAATTCACCCAAACATCAAGAGGTAAGCTAAATGCAACATAGATGTTTATCAATGCACAAAGGGCAAAAAAAGCTATCCAAGCCCAATTGATTTTTGTCCAAACAGAATCAGGAAGGGATATTTCTTTGCCAAGCATACCTTTAATAACTGGCTTGCCCATTAGGTGTGTAACTAACAAACCAATGGCAAATAAAGAGTAAACAATGGTGACCTTCCATTTGATGAAGTCATCATCGTGGAAAAACAGCGTCATACCACCGAATACCGCGACAATGGCGAATGTAACTAATTGCATTTTTTCTACTTTTTTATAAATAAAGTAGGTTAACGCAATTTGTATCGCGGTAGCGACAATTAATGCACCGGTCGCGACATAGATGTCGTACATTTTATAGAGTGCAAAAAATATAATTAATGGAATAAAATCAATAAGTTGTTTCATTTAATTCTAATATGGCTCATTAAGATGACCCACAGTCTACCCAATTTATCGTCAATGCTAAATAGCAGGGTTAAATCTGGATATAAAAATGACCGCAAAAGCGGCCATTTGTTTTCGTTAACAGTGAAAGAATAACCTGAAAAGTGAACAGTTCAGCAGTATGGAGTTACTTCCATATTAAGCTCGAGTTGCGGCTTTCATCGGTGAAATAAATTCAGAGAGTTTAGTCAACATCTCTTCAGGTGCACCTACATTGGTTTCAATAATCTTAACGACTGCTGAGCCAGAAATAGCACCAGCAGCGCCTGCTGCAATGGCTTCTTTTACTTGTTCTGGCTGAGAGATGCCAAAACCAAGCAGTGCAGGAGGGGCGTCATATTGATTTAAGCGTTCCATCAAATGAGAGACTGGCATGTTTGCTTTTGTCTCTGTTCCTGTTACACCTGAACGAGAAAGAAGATAGGTATATCCTCCACCGAGTTCTGCCACAGATTGAAGAGTTTCATCACTTGCTGTCGGTGGCGCAATAAAGATAGGTTTAACACCATATTTTTTAGCCGCAGCTATAAATTCGGCACTTTCGTTGGTTGGTACGTCAGCAATCAAGACAGAATCAATACCTGCTTGCGCACAATGCTTGTAGAAGCTATCGATGCCACGAGCAAATACCAAATTTGCATACATAAGCAAACCGATAGGCAACTCAGGGTACTTGGCACGTATTTTACCTATAAGGTCAAAGCATATACTTGGTGTGGTACCCGAGTCCAAGGCACGCATGTTTGCTCCTTGAATAGTCGGACCGTCTGCAAGAGGATCTGAAAATGGAATACCCAGTTCCAATGCGTCTGCTCCTGCTTCGACTAAGGTTTCCATTATTTTTAAAGACTGCTCTGGATTTGGATCTCCAACAGTGACAAATGGAACAAAAGCGCCTTCGTTTTTCTCTGCTAAACGCTGAAAGAGTGATTGATAGCGATCCATTACAGCGCTCCTTTTGCTTCTAATATGTCGTGAACAGTGAAAATATCTTTATCACCTCGGCCAGAAAGGTTAACAACAAGGAGCTGTTCTTTTTCTGGGTTGTTTCTTACCATTTTTAATGCATGAGCAAGGGCGTGAGCCGACTCAAGCGCAGGTATAATACCTTCGCTACGTGCAAGTTCTTGGAATGCTTCTAATGCTTCATCATCTGTGACTGAATCATATTCAGCGCGACCAATAGAATGAAGGTGGGCGTGCTGAGGCCCAACAGATGGGAAGTCTAAACCAGCTGAAACAGAATAAGACTCTTCTACTTGACCATCTTTATCCTGCATTAGTGGTGACTTCATACCAAAATAGATACCGGTTTTACCATGTTTCAATGGAGCGCCATGCTGGTCGGTATCAATACCTTTACCTGCTGGTTCTACACCAATAAGCCTTACATCGGTGTCCTCGATAAAATCTGCAAACATACCTATAGCATTAGAACCGCCACCAACACATGCGATGATAGCGTCGGGTAAGCGACCTTCTCGAGCTAAGATTTGATTCTTGGTCTCTTCTCCAATCATATGTTGGAACTCGCGTACAATGGTTGGGAATGGATGAGGGCCAGCGGCTGTACCGAGTAGATAGTGGGCATCTTCATAGGTTGCAGACCAATCTCGCAGAGCTTCATTGCATGCATCTTTTAATGTGGAAGAACCTGAATGCACAGGGATGACTGTTGCACCCATTAGTTTCATTCTGAATACATTCGGGCTTTGACGCTCAACGTCTTTTGCTCCCATATAGACACGACATTTTAGATCGAGCAATGCACACGCTAAAGCGGTTGCAACACCGTGTTGTCCTGCGCCTGTTTCGGCAATGATCTCTTTTTTGCCCATGCGTTTTGCAAGTAATGCTTGACCAAGTACTTGGTTGGTTTTATGCGCACCGCCGTGTAATAAATCTTCACGTTTAAGGTACAGTTTGGATTTTGTGCCTTTGGTTAGGTTGCGAGTCAGTGTCAATGCGGTTGGGCGTCCAGCATACTCTTGCAGCAGTGTCATGAACTCGGCTTGAAACTCTGGGTCTGCTTGCGCTTTAATAAATTCGTCTTCTAATTGATCCAGCGCTGGCACCAAGATTTGTGGTACGTACTGTCCACCGTACTCACCAAAATAGGCGTTTAATTTAGCCATGATAATTCCTTACAATCTTAATAATTTCTAATTTCTGAGAATGCTTGTTTC is a genomic window of Vibrio algarum containing:
- a CDS encoding ABC transporter substrate-binding protein — encoded protein: MKTTALFVTTALMSLSTYAAPSWQEIETKAKGQDVYFHAWGGSQEINAYLKWTEKELKSRYGINFNHVKVTDIAKTTSLLLAEKTADKNSGGSVDMVWINGENFKSMKNSNLLYGPFTEKLPSWEFVDKSLPIDSDFAEPTNGLEAPWGVGQLVFIHDSQTLNNPPASFAELLSYSNAFPNRVSYPKPPQFHGTSFLKALLIELTNSDKSLYQPVKEADFTIVTQPLWQYLDEFHKTAWRAGKQFPSDSSETMQLLDDRQLDLAITFNPNAVFSAQHNGTLAETTKSYALDAGALSNIHFLAIPWNASAKEGALVAINFLLSPEAQSRKGDLNIWGDPSVLSNQHLTGSAKNTKLFKSIAEPHPSWQAAIEKEWLKRYGKQ
- a CDS encoding GspS/AspS pilotin family protein, whose protein sequence is MERIFSKLAVSTLLLATLAGCSSGSDKQRQVEAIASHRATIISNNLPIEHGPLTIMQAKAKGSVVEIMMIYNGDGEVSPQQLVAKSVNYYCSNSEVTANLSHGVIYDIKVRSERGQLLIDQIVSIDTCSSLSDESKDEK
- a CDS encoding YciI family protein encodes the protein MWYVIFSQDVENSLAKRMSVRDKHLARLQILRDEGRLLTAGPLPAIDSENPGEAGFTGSTVIADFPSLLEAKQWADADPYIDAGVYESVIVKPFKQVF
- the yciA gene encoding acyl-CoA thioester hydrolase YciA, with the translated sequence MSNKTNEAPRGQMLLRTLAMPADTNANGDIFGGWIMSQLDLAGAILAKEISCGRVVTVSVSSITFKAPVAVGDVVCCHGECTKIGRTSMSVNLQVWVKPVNVDGIGDRYQVCEATFNYVAIDSEGRPRPVKANK
- a CDS encoding septation protein A yields the protein MKQLIDFIPLIIFFALYKMYDIYVATGALIVATAIQIALTYFIYKKVEKMQLVTFAIVAVFGGMTLFFHDDDFIKWKVTIVYSLFAIGLLVTHLMGKPVIKGMLGKEISLPDSVWTKINWAWIAFFALCALINIYVAFSLPLDVWVNFKVFGLLAATFAFTLLTGIYIYKHLPKEESK
- the trpA gene encoding tryptophan synthase subunit alpha; its protein translation is MDRYQSLFQRLAEKNEGAFVPFVTVGDPNPEQSLKIMETLVEAGADALELGIPFSDPLADGPTIQGANMRALDSGTTPSICFDLIGKIRAKYPELPIGLLMYANLVFARGIDSFYKHCAQAGIDSVLIADVPTNESAEFIAAAKKYGVKPIFIAPPTASDETLQSVAELGGGYTYLLSRSGVTGTETKANMPVSHLMERLNQYDAPPALLGFGISQPEQVKEAIAAGAAGAISGSAVVKIIETNVGAPEEMLTKLSEFISPMKAATRA
- the trpB gene encoding tryptophan synthase subunit beta → MAKLNAYFGEYGGQYVPQILVPALDQLEDEFIKAQADPEFQAEFMTLLQEYAGRPTALTLTRNLTKGTKSKLYLKREDLLHGGAHKTNQVLGQALLAKRMGKKEIIAETGAGQHGVATALACALLDLKCRVYMGAKDVERQSPNVFRMKLMGATVIPVHSGSSTLKDACNEALRDWSATYEDAHYLLGTAAGPHPFPTIVREFQHMIGEETKNQILAREGRLPDAIIACVGGGSNAIGMFADFIEDTDVRLIGVEPAGKGIDTDQHGAPLKHGKTGIYFGMKSPLMQDKDGQVEESYSVSAGLDFPSVGPQHAHLHSIGRAEYDSVTDDEALEAFQELARSEGIIPALESAHALAHALKMVRNNPEKEQLLVVNLSGRGDKDIFTVHDILEAKGAL